ATGAGCACCTTCCCCAACCGTCCGGACGTCAAGCGGCGCGCCGCGACGAAAATGAGAGCGAGACAGGCCGTTGTCAGCCAATACAAAACGATTTGGGTGAGCGGCGATGACAGCGAAAAACCAAACACGGTCGAAAAATTGGTCAAGCCGTTCGTTCCGCCTGTCCATTCTTGCTTGCCGATAAACAACGTAACAAACACGACAACAACCGCCTGGGAAAGGAGAGAAAAATAGACACCTTTAATCCGATTTTTAAACGTTAAATAGCTTAATAGCGCAGCGAGCAACGTAGGAAGAGCGATCGCGGCGGCGATGGCCACCATAGGATGCGCAAACGGCTTCCAAAACCACGGCAGTTCGCGCACGCCGCTCCATTCCATAAAATCAGGCAAATGCCCTCGCGAAGCTTCGAGCTTCAAATACATCGCCATGCAATAAGCGCCTAACCCGAAGTACACCCCATGGCCGAGGCTCAAAATGCCGGTATAGCCCCAAATGAGGGAGATGCCGACCGCCACGATGGCAAAGCAAAGAAATTTGCCGAGCAGGGACAAGCGGAACTCGGTCAAATAAAACGGCGCAAGAAACAAGGCGGCAAAAAACAGCCAGTATCCCCAACGTTTGTTCACCATGCTCCCCCCTCAATCGAGCGACCGCGTTCTCACGCTAAGAAGACCGGATGGTTTCCATTGCAAGAAAGCAATAATCAAAACGAACACAATGACTTTGGCAATGGTGGCGCTTGTGGAATATTCGACGAACGTCGAAATCAAACCAATGCCAAATGCCCCCAGCAGCGTCCCGGCCAGTTTTCCCACTCCCCCTAAAATGACGACCATAAACGCATCGACAATATAGTATGTGCCGATCGTCGGCCCGATCGGCCCAAGCAAGGTCAACGCGCATCCCGCCACCCCCGCCAACCCTGAACCGATGGCAAACGAGTAAGCATCGACCTTTTGCGTGGCAATGCCGAGGCAGGCTGCCATCGACCGGTTCATGGTGACGGCTTGAATGCGTCGGCCAGCTCGTGTTTTCATTAAATACATATAGAGAAAGAAAACGATCGCCAACACAAGGCAAAGAATAAACAACCGTTTATACGGAAACACTGTCCCAAACAAGCGGATTCCGCCATCCAGCCAGCTTGGCGGCACAACCGCCACGTTGGGCGCCCCAAAGATGAGACGGGCGGTCTGTTGCAAAATCAAACTGATCCCCCATGTAGCCAACAAACTGTCCAACGGACGGCGATACAAATGGCGGATCAAACTTTTTTCCAGCCCCCATCCAAGCAGAGCGGCTGCCAAAAATGACAATGGAATGGCGGCGACAAAATACAGCCCTGCCGAGTGCGGCATATGGCTAGTGAACCATTGCTGGATGACATAGGTCGTATACGCTCCGACCATCATCAGTTCACCGTGCGCCATATTGATGACGCCCATCAGCCCGAACGTGATCGCCAACCCAATGGCAATCAAAAGCAAAATCGAACCGACGCTCAGCCCGTTGAATAATTGGTCAATGAACATCGCCATCCCCCCTCTCATGTCCGCTGGGCAAGAAGGAAGGAAATCCCTTCCTTCCAAGTGAACTATTCACTTAATCCTTTCGCCCATGGGTAGCTTTTTAAATACGGATCCGGCTTCACCGGCTGGCCGGAATTCCATAACTCTTTGAATTGTCCGTCCGCTTGGATTTCGCCAATGCGCACCGTTTTCCATAGATGCTGCGTTTCCCCGTCAATTTTCACCGTTCCTTCCGGCGCCTTGTATTCAAGGCCGGCCGCCGCTTTTTTCACTTGATCAACATCAAAGGAACCGGCTTTTTTCACTGCTTCGGCCCATAAATGAACCGCAGTATACGCCGCTTCAATCGGGTCATCCGTCACGCGGTCTTGTCCATACTTTTCTTTATACTTTTGTACAAATGCCTTATTCTCCGGTGTATCGGTCGTCTGAAAATAGTTCCACACAGCCAAATGACCGGCCAACACATCCGGCCCGATCCCGCGGATTTCTTCTTCTGCGATGCTGACGGACATCACCGTCACGTCTTTCGGCGTGATGCCAGCGTCTTTCAACTGTTTGAAAAAGGCGACATTGCTATCGCCGTTGAGCGTATTGAAGACGACAGCCGGTTTCACTTGTTTGATTTTGCTGATAATGGTGCTATAATCGGTATGGCCGAGCGGCGTATATTCTTCCCCGACCACTTGCCCTCCTTCGGCCTTCAGCTGAGCCTTGATGATTTTGTTGGCTGTCCGCGGAAAGACGTAATCCGACCCAAGCAAGAAAAACGTTTTGCCGCGGTTTTTCAAGAGCCAGCTGACCGCCGGAACGATTTGTTGATTCGTCGTCGCCCCGGTGTAAAAGATGTTCGGTGATGACTCCATCCCTTCATATTGCACCGGATACCAAAGCAGCCCGTTGTTTTGCTCCACAACCGGAAGCATCGCCTTGCGGCTCGCCGATGTCCAACCGCCGAAAATGGCGGCCACTTGATCTTTTTGCAGCAATTTTTTCGCCTTTTCGGCAAATGTCGGCCAGTCGGACGCTCCATCTTCCACAACCGGTTCAATCTTCTTGCTGAGCAGCCCGCCCGATGCATTGATTTCCTCAATGGCCATTAACTCGGCATCGCGCAGCGACACTTCACTGATGGCCATCGTTCCGCTTAACGAGTGCAGGATTCCTACTTTGACCACATCCCCT
Above is a window of Geobacillus thermoleovorans DNA encoding:
- the urtC gene encoding urea ABC transporter permease subunit UrtC; its protein translation is MVNKRWGYWLFFAALFLAPFYLTEFRLSLLGKFLCFAIVAVGISLIWGYTGILSLGHGVYFGLGAYCMAMYLKLEASRGHLPDFMEWSGVRELPWFWKPFAHPMVAIAAAIALPTLLAALLSYLTFKNRIKGVYFSLLSQAVVVVFVTLFIGKQEWTGGTNGLTNFSTVFGFSLSSPLTQIVLYWLTTACLALIFVAARRLTSGRLGKVLIAIRDAENRVRFLGFNPTVYKVFVYSLSAAFAGVAGALFVLQVGLISPEMMGIIPSIEMVLWAAVGGRQSLMGAIIGAIVMNTAKSFLSENYPDLWLLLLGALFVVVVLLVPKGLAGIYESLVAVRIKAKRGA
- the urtB gene encoding urea ABC transporter permease subunit UrtB is translated as MAMFIDQLFNGLSVGSILLLIAIGLAITFGLMGVINMAHGELMMVGAYTTYVIQQWFTSHMPHSAGLYFVAAIPLSFLAAALLGWGLEKSLIRHLYRRPLDSLLATWGISLILQQTARLIFGAPNVAVVPPSWLDGGIRLFGTVFPYKRLFILCLVLAIVFFLYMYLMKTRAGRRIQAVTMNRSMAACLGIATQKVDAYSFAIGSGLAGVAGCALTLLGPIGPTIGTYYIVDAFMVVILGGVGKLAGTLLGAFGIGLISTFVEYSTSATIAKVIVFVLIIAFLQWKPSGLLSVRTRSLD
- the urtA gene encoding urea ABC transporter substrate-binding protein — its product is MKPAFMWKLWLLLCVSVFALGGCAASSAVDQAKNENQNDSSSAGKEGDVVKVGILHSLSGTMAISEVSLRDAELMAIEEINASGGLLSKKIEPVVEDGASDWPTFAEKAKKLLQKDQVAAIFGGWTSASRKAMLPVVEQNNGLLWYPVQYEGMESSPNIFYTGATTNQQIVPAVSWLLKNRGKTFFLLGSDYVFPRTANKIIKAQLKAEGGQVVGEEYTPLGHTDYSTIISKIKQVKPAVVFNTLNGDSNVAFFKQLKDAGITPKDVTVMSVSIAEEEIRGIGPDVLAGHLAVWNYFQTTDTPENKAFVQKYKEKYGQDRVTDDPIEAAYTAVHLWAEAVKKAGSFDVDQVKKAAAGLEYKAPEGTVKIDGETQHLWKTVRIGEIQADGQFKELWNSGQPVKPDPYLKSYPWAKGLSE